One Candidatus Finniella inopinata genomic window carries:
- a CDS encoding Bax inhibitor-1/YccA family protein has translation MIKVYSYMAMGLGLTGLVAFVTASSPAFFQAIFGTPLMWVVMLAPLGIVFFLSARIGTLSLSAAQTTFWVYAGVMGLSLSSIFYVYTGQSIARLFFVSASVFGAMSLYGYTTKKDLTNVGSFLFMGLIGLVIASMVNLFLQSTALQLALSYVGVLVFTGLTAYDTQVIKELYFEADSTEVAGKKAIIGALNLYMDFINLFLALLRIFGDRR, from the coding sequence ATGATTAAAGTCTACAGCTACATGGCTATGGGGTTGGGCCTGACGGGCCTGGTGGCATTCGTAACAGCCAGCAGCCCTGCCTTTTTCCAGGCAATTTTTGGAACCCCCCTTATGTGGGTGGTGATGCTTGCCCCGCTTGGAATAGTGTTTTTTTTAAGTGCTAGGATAGGCACTCTGTCTTTAAGTGCAGCCCAAACGACCTTCTGGGTCTATGCGGGCGTAATGGGCTTATCCCTGTCCAGCATATTTTACGTCTATACAGGCCAAAGCATTGCCCGCTTGTTTTTCGTATCAGCCAGCGTGTTTGGCGCTATGAGCCTTTATGGGTATACAACGAAAAAAGACCTAACCAATGTGGGTTCTTTCCTTTTCATGGGGCTTATTGGTTTGGTGATTGCCTCCATGGTGAACCTGTTTTTACAAAGTACGGCTCTTCAACTTGCCTTGTCGTATGTTGGTGTTTTGGTATTTACGGGCCTTACTGCCTATGACACTCAGGTTATTAAGGAATTGTATTTTGAGGCTGACAGCACAGAGGTTGCGGGCAAGAAAGCTATCATAGGTGCGCTCAATCTTTACATGGATTTTATTAACTTGTTCCTTGCGCTATTGCGCATCTTTGGCGACCGTCGCTAA
- the rfaE1 gene encoding D-glycero-beta-D-manno-heptose-7-phosphate kinase → MFLQSPLKFSGSTVLCIGDVMLDHFIYGQVDRISPESPIPVLRQQHQFSMLGGAGNVMRNMLALGGQVIFISVIGDDATGQTLKNQLKSLTNVQSQLITETNRQTIQKTRFIAQGQQLLRVDEEVVLPCTKASQEQILTAVQQFLPACQAVVLSDYHKGLFTEDLSQILIEHIRLQDPHIPIVVDPKGRHYDRYKGATIITPNLKELSEVAGYSIKSQEGILKESHRLQHDLNIDSVLVTQGAQGMTLVEKEGQSHFFPAQTREVYDVSGAGDTVVAALALGLASGYLLKESCYLANEAAGIAVGKVGTATVSSEELENSLNQHHGGSYKQKIVDVHQAHDLLKRWRHQGLKIGFTNGCFDLLHLGHLHILRQSAQACDKLVLGLNTDASIKRLKGEQRPIQNQQTRAMVLAALGMVDAVILFDEDTPLELIKALQPDVLVKGADYTVDRVVGADLVQARGGRVLLVDLQEGHSTTNTVAKMKLAG, encoded by the coding sequence ATGTTTCTTCAATCCCCTTTAAAATTTTCTGGCTCGACAGTTTTGTGTATTGGCGATGTCATGCTTGATCACTTTATCTATGGTCAAGTGGATCGTATCTCCCCTGAATCCCCTATTCCTGTTTTGCGCCAGCAGCATCAGTTCAGCATGTTGGGCGGGGCTGGAAATGTGATGCGCAATATGCTTGCCCTTGGTGGACAGGTCATTTTCATCAGCGTTATTGGTGATGACGCGACAGGTCAAACGTTGAAAAATCAATTAAAATCATTAACCAACGTTCAATCCCAATTGATAACTGAGACAAATCGTCAAACCATTCAAAAGACCCGCTTTATTGCCCAGGGGCAGCAGTTATTAAGAGTTGACGAAGAAGTTGTTCTGCCGTGCACAAAAGCATCCCAAGAACAGATTTTAACAGCGGTACAACAATTTCTTCCCGCTTGCCAGGCGGTTGTTTTGTCTGACTATCATAAGGGGCTTTTTACCGAAGACTTAAGCCAAATTTTAATTGAACATATTCGCCTTCAAGACCCACATATTCCCATTGTCGTTGACCCAAAGGGGCGACACTATGACCGTTATAAGGGAGCGACGATTATTACACCAAACCTTAAAGAATTAAGTGAAGTTGCTGGCTATTCTATCAAATCTCAGGAAGGGATTTTAAAAGAGAGCCACCGCCTGCAGCATGACTTAAATATTGATTCTGTGCTGGTAACCCAAGGTGCGCAAGGAATGACCCTTGTCGAAAAAGAAGGCCAATCCCACTTTTTCCCGGCTCAAACCCGCGAAGTCTATGATGTATCAGGTGCCGGCGATACCGTTGTGGCCGCCTTGGCATTGGGACTTGCCAGTGGGTATTTATTAAAGGAAAGCTGCTACTTGGCCAATGAAGCCGCCGGGATTGCCGTTGGTAAGGTGGGCACAGCCACTGTCAGTTCTGAGGAGCTTGAAAACAGCCTTAATCAACACCACGGTGGCAGTTACAAGCAAAAAATAGTTGACGTGCATCAAGCGCACGACTTATTAAAACGCTGGCGCCACCAGGGTCTGAAAATAGGGTTCACCAACGGTTGTTTTGATTTGCTTCATTTAGGACATTTACATATTTTACGCCAGTCGGCTCAGGCGTGCGATAAGCTTGTTTTGGGGCTGAATACGGATGCATCCATTAAACGCTTAAAGGGTGAACAGCGCCCCATACAAAATCAGCAAACGCGTGCTATGGTTCTGGCTGCCCTTGGTATGGTTGATGCGGTTATTCTGTTTGACGAAGACACTCCACTGGAACTGATTAAAGCTTTGCAGCCTGATGTGTTGGTAAAGGGAGCAGACTACACCGTTGATCGTGTCGTTGGCGCTGACCTGGTGCAGGCGCGCGGAGGACGGGTTCTGTTGGTTGACCTTCAAGAAGGGCACAGCACAACCAACACCGTGGCTAAAATGAAACTGGCTGGTTAA
- the ltrA gene encoding group II intron reverse transcriptase/maturase, producing MRKHHQRPDRFQRMRPEGSEVQQILKASTMDEPLTEYLMEKVCDPSNLNRAYKRVKANKGAAGVDGMTVDDLFGWIAKHKESLIESLRTGTYQPSPVLGVEIPKPGKSKETRLLGIPCVVDRLVQQAILQVLEPMFDPTFSGSSYGFRPGRSAHQALLKAREYVQAGYDIVVDIDVEKFFDRVNHDKLMFRLSKRVGDKRLLKIIRRFLEAEMLRQGICIERIEGLAQGGPLSPLMSNLVLDELDKELEHRGHKFCRYADDCNIYVKSLRAGERVLQSVKDFLAKRLKLKVNETKSACASVEERQFLGYRLLKEGKVIVAEHSLSRIQDKVRWITRRNRGVSLETVVSDLNQALRGWGNYFRLTEWPSQRKSLDGWIHHKVRCYRLKQRKRPLSIAKFLMSLGVPACSAWPVAKSGKGWWRLSLSIPVHHAMDNNWFKEIGLINLRSMKAVVKA from the coding sequence ATGAGGAAACATCACCAACGTCCGGACAGATTTCAGCGTATGAGACCTGAAGGGAGCGAGGTACAGCAAATCTTGAAGGCGTCAACAATGGATGAGCCTCTGACAGAGTATTTGATGGAAAAGGTTTGTGACCCATCAAATTTGAACCGAGCGTACAAACGTGTTAAAGCAAACAAAGGAGCCGCAGGGGTTGACGGGATGACAGTTGATGATCTGTTTGGCTGGATTGCGAAACACAAAGAGTCACTTATAGAATCGTTAAGGACAGGAACCTACCAACCATCTCCTGTATTGGGGGTTGAAATTCCGAAGCCAGGGAAAAGCAAGGAAACCCGGTTGTTAGGGATTCCTTGTGTGGTTGACAGGCTTGTCCAACAGGCTATTCTTCAGGTATTAGAGCCCATGTTTGATCCAACATTTTCAGGGTCAAGCTACGGATTTAGACCTGGCCGAAGTGCGCATCAAGCGCTGTTAAAGGCGCGAGAGTACGTACAGGCAGGATATGACATCGTGGTTGATATTGACGTTGAAAAATTTTTCGACCGGGTTAACCACGATAAGCTCATGTTTAGGCTTTCAAAGCGGGTAGGTGACAAAAGACTGTTAAAGATCATCCGACGCTTCTTAGAGGCGGAGATGCTGAGACAGGGGATTTGCATTGAACGGATAGAAGGGCTGGCCCAAGGGGGACCTCTCTCACCATTAATGTCAAATCTTGTGCTAGATGAGCTGGACAAGGAGTTAGAGCACCGAGGACACAAATTTTGCCGATACGCAGATGACTGTAATATTTACGTCAAGAGTTTGCGAGCGGGGGAACGTGTGTTGCAATCGGTGAAAGATTTTCTTGCAAAACGTCTGAAGCTGAAGGTTAACGAAACCAAGAGTGCTTGTGCTTCTGTTGAAGAGCGCCAGTTTCTTGGGTATCGACTTCTGAAGGAAGGGAAGGTTATAGTTGCCGAGCACAGTTTGAGTCGTATTCAAGACAAGGTGCGGTGGATTACCCGTCGAAATAGGGGGGTTAGCTTAGAAACAGTAGTATCTGACCTAAATCAAGCCCTAAGAGGATGGGGAAACTATTTTCGACTAACAGAATGGCCTTCACAGAGGAAAAGCTTGGATGGGTGGATACATCACAAAGTACGGTGTTATCGACTTAAACAGCGAAAGAGACCCTTGTCCATCGCTAAATTCCTCATGAGCTTGGGTGTGCCTGCTTGCAGTGCATGGCCTGTAGCAAAATCGGGGAAAGGATGGTGGCGGTTATCTCTGAGTATCCCGGTTCATCATGCTATGGATAACAATTGGTTCAAAGAAATAGGGCTTATAAATCTAAGATCCATGAAAGCTGTGGTAAAAGCTTAA
- a CDS encoding ABC transporter ATP-binding protein: MNFPTQQFPLLKVSNLGVVFKQQNQPDFVAAQEVSFQLERGQTLALVGESGSGKSVTALSILGLLPYPQANHPNGSITFKGQELLNQSEDLLRTIRGRKIAMVFQEPMTALNPLHTLEKQIGESLQVHLGFTPKQTRQRVIELLKLVGFPEGVDRLNAYPHQLSGGQRQRVMIAMALACEPEILIADEPTTALDVTIQAGIIRLIQSLQKRFDMGLLLISHDLAMVAKIADHVAVMQAGKIVEHGPTQQVLRSPAHPYTQHLIAAEPHGHPHPVSENAPIILQANDVHVSFSKAGTFWDSLKGKKPEQVYAVQDVSLRLKQGETLGIVGESGSGKSTLAYALLRLQTCQASCLKFEGQSLLTLSARQMRPWRQYLQIIFQDPFGSLNPRLSIAQTIAEGLTVHHPSLTPAQIDEKVCKTMVEVGLNPDWRHRYPHEFSGGQRQRVAIARALILKPKVLVLDEPTSALDRSIQAEVIHLLKDLQKRYNLSYLFISHDLKVVRSLSHRMLVMQAGRVIEEGLTEQVFTSPQNDYTKRLIESAFRLDEWVHLED; encoded by the coding sequence ATGAATTTTCCCACCCAACAATTTCCCTTGTTAAAGGTTTCTAATTTAGGCGTTGTTTTTAAGCAGCAAAACCAACCTGATTTTGTGGCGGCCCAAGAGGTCAGCTTTCAACTAGAGCGGGGCCAGACACTGGCATTGGTTGGGGAAAGTGGGTCAGGAAAGTCCGTTACAGCGTTGTCAATTTTGGGGCTTCTTCCTTATCCCCAGGCAAACCACCCCAATGGTTCGATTACCTTCAAAGGGCAAGAGCTACTGAACCAATCTGAGGATTTGTTGCGCACCATTCGGGGGCGCAAAATTGCCATGGTTTTTCAAGAACCCATGACGGCGTTAAATCCTTTGCATACTCTTGAAAAACAAATTGGAGAATCATTGCAGGTGCATCTTGGCTTCACGCCAAAACAAACGCGCCAGCGTGTTATTGAATTGTTGAAATTGGTTGGTTTTCCAGAAGGTGTTGACCGCCTGAACGCCTATCCACATCAGCTTTCTGGCGGCCAGCGTCAGCGTGTGATGATTGCAATGGCTTTGGCTTGTGAGCCAGAAATCCTTATTGCTGATGAACCCACAACGGCTCTGGATGTCACCATCCAGGCGGGCATCATTCGTCTGATTCAAAGTTTACAAAAACGCTTTGACATGGGGTTGTTACTGATTAGCCATGATTTGGCCATGGTGGCGAAAATTGCCGATCACGTGGCCGTCATGCAGGCTGGGAAAATTGTTGAACATGGACCAACACAGCAGGTATTGCGTAGCCCCGCTCACCCCTATACCCAGCACCTTATTGCAGCTGAACCCCATGGTCATCCCCATCCCGTGTCAGAGAATGCGCCGATAATTTTACAAGCCAACGATGTTCATGTTTCGTTTTCAAAGGCCGGCACGTTTTGGGACAGTTTAAAGGGCAAAAAACCTGAACAGGTATATGCCGTACAAGATGTTTCATTGCGCCTAAAGCAAGGCGAGACATTGGGGATAGTTGGCGAAAGTGGGTCTGGGAAAAGTACGCTGGCTTATGCTTTGTTGCGGTTGCAAACCTGTCAGGCGTCTTGTTTAAAGTTTGAGGGGCAATCCTTATTGACCTTAAGCGCCCGGCAAATGCGTCCCTGGCGTCAATATTTACAGATTATCTTCCAGGATCCCTTTGGGTCGTTAAATCCTCGTCTAAGCATTGCTCAGACCATTGCAGAGGGGTTAACTGTGCATCACCCATCTCTCACGCCAGCGCAGATTGATGAAAAAGTTTGCAAGACTATGGTGGAAGTTGGTCTGAACCCCGATTGGCGCCATCGTTATCCCCACGAGTTTTCAGGGGGTCAGCGCCAGCGGGTGGCAATTGCTAGGGCGCTTATTCTGAAGCCAAAAGTTTTGGTTTTAGATGAACCGACGTCGGCCCTTGACCGGTCGATTCAGGCAGAAGTTATTCATTTATTAAAAGACTTGCAGAAACGATACAACCTTAGTTACTTGTTCATCAGTCACGATTTAAAAGTTGTTCGAAGCCTTAGTCATCGCATGTTGGTTATGCAGGCCGGCAGGGTGATTGAGGAGGGGTTGACGGAGCAAGTTTTCACAAGCCCCCAAAACGATTACACCAAAAGGCTGATCGAATCGGCCTTTCGTTTGGATGAGTGGGTTCATCTAGAGGATTAA
- a CDS encoding biotin transporter BioY, whose amino-acid sequence MTFYNKFVTQQKALEFPKTTFLIQAVLISFLIAVSAQTSVPFWPVPLTLQSATVLAIGLTCPPRLAVSSVIAYVLEGACGLPVFQGLNSGLLYLVGTTGGYIFGFVPVVAVVSYLKGNQTGFIHLFKVCLLSYVPLFTMGVLWLSTFVGIKAAVALGFFPFLLKVPVDIAFAIFSGRLIQTLKQNFWP is encoded by the coding sequence ATGACTTTTTATAATAAATTTGTGACCCAACAAAAGGCACTTGAATTTCCGAAAACGACTTTCCTGATACAGGCAGTTTTGATCAGTTTTTTGATAGCAGTCAGTGCGCAAACTAGCGTCCCATTTTGGCCTGTCCCTTTGACACTGCAGTCAGCAACTGTCTTGGCAATTGGACTGACATGCCCTCCGCGATTGGCCGTTTCTTCTGTTATTGCCTATGTTTTAGAGGGTGCCTGCGGTCTTCCCGTTTTCCAAGGCTTGAACAGCGGGCTTCTTTACCTTGTCGGTACCACCGGCGGTTATATTTTTGGTTTTGTTCCCGTGGTTGCAGTCGTTAGTTATCTTAAGGGCAATCAAACCGGTTTCATCCACCTTTTTAAGGTTTGCTTATTGTCTTATGTCCCCCTGTTTACGATGGGCGTATTGTGGTTATCCACCTTTGTTGGAATAAAGGCAGCTGTCGCCCTTGGGTTTTTTCCTTTCTTGTTAAAGGTGCCTGTGGACATTGCCTTTGCGATTTTTAGTGGTCGTTTGATTCAGACGCTGAAGCAGAATTTCTGGCCATAG
- a CDS encoding ISAs1 family transposase, whose translation MQLSDTFLKHFEPLADPRIDNHNKLHKLHDILVITILATICGADNWVDISEFGKAKYDWLSTFLELPNGVPSHDTFGRVFSILDPEQFESCFYAWIKSLSIDVNSEIIAIDGKTLRGSGNRRKEKKALHIVSAWASNQSLLLGQVKTDEKSNEITAIPKLLKMIDVTGSTVTIDAMGCQQSIAEEILIQGADYVLALKDNQPKLHEMVKAIFHIGESRQYKKMLNRRKVEKIHDHGRIETRRYTLVSARDPAVFQLRWPGLKGVGMLETTRTTNNQVERSTRYFLTSLAYENIDQFMVAVRKHWNIEINLHWSLDVGFREDHNQVHVGHAAKNLAVMRRIALNLLKQEKTNKRGVSCRRKVAGWDNKYLLKILTADHNLKRV comes from the coding sequence ATGCAGTTATCAGATACTTTCCTCAAACATTTTGAACCTCTTGCCGATCCTCGTATTGATAACCACAACAAGCTTCACAAATTGCACGATATCTTGGTAATAACAATATTGGCCACAATTTGTGGCGCTGATAACTGGGTTGATATTAGTGAATTTGGCAAAGCCAAATACGATTGGTTATCAACATTTCTCGAGCTGCCTAATGGTGTGCCATCTCATGATACTTTTGGCCGTGTGTTTTCCATACTTGACCCAGAGCAATTTGAATCCTGCTTTTATGCATGGATCAAGTCACTCTCTATCGATGTTAATTCTGAGATTATTGCTATTGATGGAAAAACGCTACGGGGTTCTGGCAACAGAAGAAAAGAGAAAAAAGCCCTACACATTGTAAGTGCCTGGGCAAGCAATCAAAGTCTTCTTTTAGGGCAAGTTAAAACGGATGAAAAATCCAATGAAATTACAGCCATTCCAAAATTACTCAAGATGATTGATGTTACTGGTAGTACAGTCACCATTGACGCCATGGGTTGTCAGCAGTCAATTGCTGAAGAGATCTTAATTCAAGGTGCAGACTACGTATTAGCTCTAAAAGATAATCAACCGAAGCTTCATGAAATGGTCAAGGCAATTTTCCATATAGGAGAATCACGTCAGTACAAGAAGATGCTTAATCGACGGAAAGTAGAGAAGATCCATGATCATGGTCGCATAGAAACACGTCGCTATACATTAGTATCAGCACGCGATCCGGCAGTATTTCAACTTCGTTGGCCTGGGTTAAAGGGTGTTGGCATGCTTGAAACAACACGCACAACTAATAATCAGGTTGAGCGTAGTACCCGCTACTTTCTAACAAGTTTAGCCTATGAAAATATTGATCAGTTTATGGTTGCTGTCAGAAAACACTGGAACATAGAAATTAACCTGCACTGGTCTTTGGATGTAGGTTTTAGGGAAGACCATAACCAGGTGCATGTTGGCCACGCGGCCAAGAATTTGGCTGTCATGAGACGTATTGCTTTGAATCTACTCAAGCAAGAAAAAACGAATAAACGAGGGGTGAGCTGTCGACGGAAGGTAGCAGGCTGGGACAACAAATACTTATTGAAAATTCTAACCGCTGACCACAATTTAAAGCGCGTTTGA
- a CDS encoding MFS transporter, whose translation MLFHRPLSFVPLPRIFGGYIGDNFGRVVVLTYTTMIMAISCLLIANIPSFAEWGYYATMLIIGCRILQGFSSAGEAKGAEIFVAEVVPHFPKIFLASAMIPITCDMGGLLATLLGSLCLSIDPVNGWKTCFYIGAATAFSSSISRRKLKETKEFLDHLKNKKPKPKIWERYFERRNFLALMGLNMICPTAFYFAYSYGSDLLKDKVGLPANMILFNNSMLLLIEVFFLWGCARLAYHFDPFRILKVRTLASFVLVPLCFILLWVNPTHAAIFLAQLVVLLSTASFDPATPVVIRSFGIQSRFSRYSKAWAFAKAFMYLSTGYLT comes from the coding sequence TTGCTTTTTCATCGTCCTTTGTCATTCGTCCCTTTGCCGCGTATTTTTGGGGGGTATATCGGCGATAACTTTGGTCGGGTCGTCGTCTTAACCTACACCACCATGATCATGGCCATATCTTGTTTGCTTATTGCTAACATTCCCTCGTTTGCTGAATGGGGATATTACGCCACCATGTTAATTATTGGGTGCCGCATTTTACAGGGTTTCAGTTCCGCCGGAGAGGCCAAGGGGGCTGAAATTTTTGTGGCCGAAGTCGTCCCTCATTTTCCAAAGATTTTTCTCGCTTCTGCTATGATCCCCATCACTTGTGACATGGGGGGCTTGCTGGCAACTTTGTTGGGAAGCCTCTGTTTGTCAATTGATCCTGTAAACGGATGGAAAACATGCTTTTACATTGGCGCCGCCACCGCGTTTTCATCCTCCATTTCAAGGCGCAAGTTAAAGGAGACTAAGGAATTTTTGGATCACCTTAAAAACAAAAAACCAAAGCCAAAGATTTGGGAACGTTACTTTGAGCGACGTAACTTCTTGGCTTTGATGGGGCTTAATATGATTTGCCCCACGGCCTTTTACTTTGCCTACAGCTATGGAAGCGATCTTTTAAAAGACAAAGTCGGTTTGCCAGCCAACATGATTTTGTTTAATAATTCGATGTTATTGCTGATAGAGGTTTTCTTCCTTTGGGGTTGCGCCCGTCTGGCTTATCACTTCGACCCTTTTCGCATCTTGAAAGTAAGAACGCTTGCTTCCTTTGTTTTGGTTCCCCTCTGTTTTATTTTGTTGTGGGTGAACCCGACCCATGCAGCCATATTTTTAGCTCAGCTTGTGGTGCTGCTATCAACGGCCAGCTTCGATCCTGCCACCCCCGTTGTTATCCGTTCCTTTGGCATACAGTCCAGATTTTCGCGATATTCTAAAGCATGGGCTTTTGCTAAAGCATTCATGTACCTATCGACTGGCTATTTAACCTAG